The proteins below come from a single Vicugna pacos chromosome 13, VicPac4, whole genome shotgun sequence genomic window:
- the ZBTB17 gene encoding zinc finger and BTB domain-containing protein 17 isoform X2, with translation MYTAKLSLSSENVDDVLAVASFLQMQDIITACQALKSLAEPTASPGENVEASAMEGGGKRAKEEKAAATTLSDPDLARSSPPMGPGRELKEERGGQAESTASGAEQTEKADAPREPLPVELKPDPTSGMAAAEAEAALSESSEQEMEVEPARKGEEREEEGAVPVVGKEQSRRLEKGEAPEESEESASTDSGQELGAEARGLRSGTYGDRTESKAYGSVIHKCEDCGKEFTHTGNFKRHIRIHTGEKPFSCRECSKAFSDPAACKAHEKTHSPLKPYGCEECGKSYRLISLLNLHKKRHSGEARYRCEDCGKLFTTSGNLKRHQLVHSGEKPYQCDYCGRSFSDPTSKMRHLETHDTDKEHKCPHCDKKFNQVGNLKAHLKIHIADGPLKCRECGKQFTTSGNLKRHLRIHSGEKPYVCVHCQRQFADPGALQRHVRIHTGEKPCQCVMCGKAFTQASSLIAHVRQHTGEKPYVCERCGKRFVQSSQLANHIRHHDNIRPHKCSVCSKAFVNVGDLSKHIIIHTGEKPYLCDKCGRGFNRVDNLRSHVKTVHQGKAGIKILEPEEGGEVSVVTVDDMVTLATEALAATAVTQLTVVPVGAAVTADETEVLKAEISKAVKQVQEEDPNTHILYACDSCGDKFLDANSLAQHVRIHTAQALVMFQTDADFYQQYGPGSTWPAGQVLQAGELVFRPREGADSQPALAETPPTAPECPPPAE, from the exons ATGTACACGGCCAAGCTGAGCCTGAGCTCTGAGAACGTGGATGATGTGCTGGCCGTGGCCAGTTTCCTGCAGATGCAAGACATCATCACAGCCTGCCAGGCCCTCAAGTCACTGGCTGAGCCCACCGCCAGCCCTGGGGAGAATGTGGAGGCCTCGGCCATGGAAG GTGGGGGCAAGAGAGCCAAAGAGGAGAAGGCTGCTGCCACCACGCTGAGCGATCCAGACCTGGCCAGAAGCAGTCCACCCATGGGCCCAGGCAGGGAGCTCAAGGAGGAGCGAGGTGGCCAGGCCGAGAGCACGGCCAGCG gtgcaGAGCAGACGGAGAAGGCCGATGCCCCCCGGGAGCCGCTGCCTGTGGAGCTCAAGCCTGACCCCACGAGTGGCATGGCTGCTGCTGAGGCCGAGGCCGCCTTGTCAGAGAGCTCAGAGCAAG AAATGGAAGTGGAGCCAGCCAGGAAGGGAGAAGAGCGAGAGGAGGAGGGCGCCGTGCCCGTGGTTGGCAAGGAACAGAGCCGGCGACTGGAGAAGGGCGAGGCCCCGGAGGAGAGCGAGGAGTCGGCCAGCACGGACTCGGGCCAGGAGCTGGGCGCCGAGGCCCGGGGCCTGCGCTCGGGCACCTACGGCGACCGCACGGAGTCCAAGGCCTACGGCTCCGTCATCCACAAGTGCGAG GACTGTGGGAAGGAGTTCACGCACACCGGGAACTTCAAGCGGCACATCCGCATCCACACGGGCGAGAAGCCCTTCTCGTGCCGGGAGTGCAGCAAGGCCTTCTCCGACCCGGCCGCGTGCAAGGCCCACGAGAAGACCCACAG CCCGCTGAAGCCCTATGGCTGCGAGGAGTGCGGCAAGAGCTACCGGCTCATCAGCCTGCTGAACCTGCACAAGAAGCGGCACTCGGGCGAGGCGCGCTACCGCTGCGAGGACTGCGGCAAGCTCTTCACCACGTCGGGCAACCTCAAGCGGCACCAGCTGGTGCACAGCGGCGAGAAGCCCTACCAGTGCGACTACTGCGGCCGATCCTTCTCCGACCCCACATCCAAGATGCGCCATCTGGAGACTCACGATACTGACAAGGAGCACAAGTGCCCACACTGCGACAAGAAGTTTAACCAG GTGGGGAATCTGAAGGCCCACCTGAAGATCCACATCGCAGACGGGCCCCTCAAGTGCCGGGAGTGTGGGAAGCAGTTCACCACCTCAG GGAACCTGAAGCGGCACCTTCGGATCCACAGCGGGGAGAAGCCCTACGTGTGCGTCCACTGCCAGCGGCAGTTTGCTGACCCTGGTGCACTGCAGCGGCACGTCCGCATCCACACGG GTGAGAAGCCATGCCAGTGCGTGATGTGCGGCAAGGCCTTCACGCAGGCCAGCTCCCTCATCGCCCACGTGCGCCAGCACACCGGGGAGAAGCCGTACGTCTGCGAGCGCTGCGGCAAGAG ATTTGTCCAGTCCAGTCAGCTGGCCAATCACATCCGCCACCATGACAACATCCGCCCCCACAAGTGCAGCGTGTGCAGCAAGGCCTTCGTGAATGTTGGGGACCTGTCCAAGCACATCATCATCCACACTG GAGAGAAGCCTTACCTGTGTGACAAGTGTGGTCGAGGTTTCAACCGGGTGGACAACCTGCGTTCCCACGTGAAGACCGTGCACCAGGGCAAGGCAGGCATCAAAATCCTGGAGCCAGAGGAGGGCGGTGAGGTCAGCGTGGTCACAGTCGATGACATGGTCACACTGGCCACTGAGGCACTGGCAGCAACAGCCGTCACTCAGCTCACAG TGGTGCCAGTGGGGGCCGCGGTGACCGCGGATGAGACAGAAGTACTTAAAGCCGAGATCAGCAAAGCGGTGAAGCAAGTGCAAGAAGAAG ATCCCAACACCCACATCCTCTATGCCTGTGACTCCTGTGGGGATAAGTTCCTGGATGCAAACAGCCTGGCCCAGCACGTGCGGATCCACACGGCCCAGGCACTGGTCATGTTCCAGACGGATGCGGACTTCTACCAGCAGTACGGGCCAGGCAGCACGTGGCCAGCTGGGCAGGTGCTGCAGGCAGGGGAGCTGGTCTTCCGCCCTCGGGAAGGGGCTGACAGCCAGCCTGCCCTGGCAGAGACACCCCCCACAGCCCCTGAATGTCCACCACCTGCTGAGTGA
- the ZBTB17 gene encoding zinc finger and BTB domain-containing protein 17 isoform X1, whose translation MDFPQHSQHVLEQLNQQRQLGLLCDCTFVVDGVDFKAHKAVLAACSEYFKMLFVDQKDVVHLDISNAAGLGQVLEFMYTAKLSLSSENVDDVLAVASFLQMQDIITACQALKSLAEPTASPGENVEASAMEGGGKRAKEEKAAATTLSDPDLARSSPPMGPGRELKEERGGQAESTASGAEQTEKADAPREPLPVELKPDPTSGMAAAEAEAALSESSEQEMEVEPARKGEEREEEGAVPVVGKEQSRRLEKGEAPEESEESASTDSGQELGAEARGLRSGTYGDRTESKAYGSVIHKCEDCGKEFTHTGNFKRHIRIHTGEKPFSCRECSKAFSDPAACKAHEKTHSPLKPYGCEECGKSYRLISLLNLHKKRHSGEARYRCEDCGKLFTTSGNLKRHQLVHSGEKPYQCDYCGRSFSDPTSKMRHLETHDTDKEHKCPHCDKKFNQVGNLKAHLKIHIADGPLKCRECGKQFTTSGNLKRHLRIHSGEKPYVCVHCQRQFADPGALQRHVRIHTGEKPCQCVMCGKAFTQASSLIAHVRQHTGEKPYVCERCGKRFVQSSQLANHIRHHDNIRPHKCSVCSKAFVNVGDLSKHIIIHTGEKPYLCDKCGRGFNRVDNLRSHVKTVHQGKAGIKILEPEEGGEVSVVTVDDMVTLATEALAATAVTQLTVVPVGAAVTADETEVLKAEISKAVKQVQEEDPNTHILYACDSCGDKFLDANSLAQHVRIHTAQALVMFQTDADFYQQYGPGSTWPAGQVLQAGELVFRPREGADSQPALAETPPTAPECPPPAE comes from the exons ATGGATTTTCCCCAGCACAGCCAGCACGTCTTGGAGCAGCTGAACCAGCAGCGTCAACTGGGGCTTTTGTGTGACTGCACCTTTGTGGTGGACGGTGTTGATTTTAAGGCTCATAAAGCAGTGCTGGCGGCTTGCAGCGAGTACTTCAAGATGCTCTTCGTGGACCAGAAGGATGTGGTACACCTGGACATCAGTAACGCAGCAG GCCTAGGACAGGTGCTGGAGTTTATGTACACGGCCAAGCTGAGCCTGAGCTCTGAGAACGTGGATGATGTGCTGGCCGTGGCCAGTTTCCTGCAGATGCAAGACATCATCACAGCCTGCCAGGCCCTCAAGTCACTGGCTGAGCCCACCGCCAGCCCTGGGGAGAATGTGGAGGCCTCGGCCATGGAAG GTGGGGGCAAGAGAGCCAAAGAGGAGAAGGCTGCTGCCACCACGCTGAGCGATCCAGACCTGGCCAGAAGCAGTCCACCCATGGGCCCAGGCAGGGAGCTCAAGGAGGAGCGAGGTGGCCAGGCCGAGAGCACGGCCAGCG gtgcaGAGCAGACGGAGAAGGCCGATGCCCCCCGGGAGCCGCTGCCTGTGGAGCTCAAGCCTGACCCCACGAGTGGCATGGCTGCTGCTGAGGCCGAGGCCGCCTTGTCAGAGAGCTCAGAGCAAG AAATGGAAGTGGAGCCAGCCAGGAAGGGAGAAGAGCGAGAGGAGGAGGGCGCCGTGCCCGTGGTTGGCAAGGAACAGAGCCGGCGACTGGAGAAGGGCGAGGCCCCGGAGGAGAGCGAGGAGTCGGCCAGCACGGACTCGGGCCAGGAGCTGGGCGCCGAGGCCCGGGGCCTGCGCTCGGGCACCTACGGCGACCGCACGGAGTCCAAGGCCTACGGCTCCGTCATCCACAAGTGCGAG GACTGTGGGAAGGAGTTCACGCACACCGGGAACTTCAAGCGGCACATCCGCATCCACACGGGCGAGAAGCCCTTCTCGTGCCGGGAGTGCAGCAAGGCCTTCTCCGACCCGGCCGCGTGCAAGGCCCACGAGAAGACCCACAG CCCGCTGAAGCCCTATGGCTGCGAGGAGTGCGGCAAGAGCTACCGGCTCATCAGCCTGCTGAACCTGCACAAGAAGCGGCACTCGGGCGAGGCGCGCTACCGCTGCGAGGACTGCGGCAAGCTCTTCACCACGTCGGGCAACCTCAAGCGGCACCAGCTGGTGCACAGCGGCGAGAAGCCCTACCAGTGCGACTACTGCGGCCGATCCTTCTCCGACCCCACATCCAAGATGCGCCATCTGGAGACTCACGATACTGACAAGGAGCACAAGTGCCCACACTGCGACAAGAAGTTTAACCAG GTGGGGAATCTGAAGGCCCACCTGAAGATCCACATCGCAGACGGGCCCCTCAAGTGCCGGGAGTGTGGGAAGCAGTTCACCACCTCAG GGAACCTGAAGCGGCACCTTCGGATCCACAGCGGGGAGAAGCCCTACGTGTGCGTCCACTGCCAGCGGCAGTTTGCTGACCCTGGTGCACTGCAGCGGCACGTCCGCATCCACACGG GTGAGAAGCCATGCCAGTGCGTGATGTGCGGCAAGGCCTTCACGCAGGCCAGCTCCCTCATCGCCCACGTGCGCCAGCACACCGGGGAGAAGCCGTACGTCTGCGAGCGCTGCGGCAAGAG ATTTGTCCAGTCCAGTCAGCTGGCCAATCACATCCGCCACCATGACAACATCCGCCCCCACAAGTGCAGCGTGTGCAGCAAGGCCTTCGTGAATGTTGGGGACCTGTCCAAGCACATCATCATCCACACTG GAGAGAAGCCTTACCTGTGTGACAAGTGTGGTCGAGGTTTCAACCGGGTGGACAACCTGCGTTCCCACGTGAAGACCGTGCACCAGGGCAAGGCAGGCATCAAAATCCTGGAGCCAGAGGAGGGCGGTGAGGTCAGCGTGGTCACAGTCGATGACATGGTCACACTGGCCACTGAGGCACTGGCAGCAACAGCCGTCACTCAGCTCACAG TGGTGCCAGTGGGGGCCGCGGTGACCGCGGATGAGACAGAAGTACTTAAAGCCGAGATCAGCAAAGCGGTGAAGCAAGTGCAAGAAGAAG ATCCCAACACCCACATCCTCTATGCCTGTGACTCCTGTGGGGATAAGTTCCTGGATGCAAACAGCCTGGCCCAGCACGTGCGGATCCACACGGCCCAGGCACTGGTCATGTTCCAGACGGATGCGGACTTCTACCAGCAGTACGGGCCAGGCAGCACGTGGCCAGCTGGGCAGGTGCTGCAGGCAGGGGAGCTGGTCTTCCGCCCTCGGGAAGGGGCTGACAGCCAGCCTGCCCTGGCAGAGACACCCCCCACAGCCCCTGAATGTCCACCACCTGCTGAGTGA